One segment of Anaerolineales bacterium DNA contains the following:
- a CDS encoding RES family NAD+ phosphorylase produces MAAWKLIPKRHQGEAFSGEGARIAAGRWNGRGVRAVYLSGTLSLAALEMLVYAGRAAFTIPLAVFKIEIPPEIAVDTLPPQDLPANWRQQPPPESTRRIGSAWIEGGTAAVLRVPSVLIPEDWTLLLNPAHPVFSKIHIPKPQVFRF; encoded by the coding sequence ATGGCGGCTTGGAAGTTGATTCCCAAACGGCACCAGGGGGAAGCTTTCAGCGGAGAGGGCGCGCGCATCGCCGCCGGGCGCTGGAACGGACGCGGGGTGCGGGCGGTGTATCTGAGCGGAACCCTCTCTCTGGCGGCGCTGGAAATGCTGGTGTACGCCGGGCGGGCGGCGTTTACCATCCCCTTGGCGGTATTCAAGATCGAGATTCCTCCGGAAATCGCTGTCGACACCCTCCCGCCGCAGGACCTCCCCGCCAATTGGCGGCAGCAGCCCCCGCCGGAAAGCACCCGCCGGATCGGATCGGCCTGGATCGAAGGCGGAACGGCCGCGGTCCTGAGGGTCCCGTCCGTGCTTATCCCCGAAGATTGGACTCTCCTGCTCAACCCCGCCCATCCAGTTTTTTCGAAGATCCATATCCCCAAGCCGCAAGTCTTCCGGTTCTAA
- a CDS encoding DUF2384 domain-containing protein yields the protein MGESVSRILGLKKQPASALEMALVIQKGLPALSLAHVCNRFSLEEGRLAGILGLPAGTVSRLRRVPQKKLSPAVSDRLYRVADLFLLASNVLEDEGTARDWMLSPQPGLGNRVPCDLMGMEASAREVEDLLLRVDHGVLA from the coding sequence ATGGGCGAATCGGTGTCGCGCATTTTGGGTTTGAAGAAGCAGCCGGCGAGCGCGCTGGAAATGGCGCTGGTCATCCAAAAGGGGTTGCCGGCCCTCTCGTTGGCCCACGTCTGCAACCGCTTTTCGCTAGAGGAGGGCCGTCTGGCGGGGATTCTCGGCCTGCCGGCGGGGACCGTCAGCCGCCTGCGGCGGGTCCCGCAGAAGAAGCTCTCCCCGGCCGTATCGGATAGGCTCTATCGGGTGGCGGACCTGTTCCTGCTGGCCTCGAACGTCCTGGAGGATGAAGGCACGGCGCGGGATTGGATGCTCTCGCCCCAGCCGGGGCTCGGCAACCGCGTCCCCTGCGATCTGATGGGCATGGAAGCCAGCGCGCGGGAGGTGGAAGACCTGTTGCTGCGCGTCGACCACGGAGTGCTGGCGTGA